Proteins from one Chaetodon auriga isolate fChaAug3 chromosome 19, fChaAug3.hap1, whole genome shotgun sequence genomic window:
- the rnf34b gene encoding E3 ubiquitin-protein ligase RNF34 isoform X1 translates to MKAGASSMWASCCGLLNEVMGTGTVRAQQPGFGAGAGPFRFAPSAGYSTYPPTSSGSAGQLCKACGLAFSVFRRKHICCDCKKSFCALCSVLQENLRCCTTCHLLRGTAFQRPRLMQLRVKDLRQYLLLRNIPTDTCREKEDLVDLVLCHQGTRETQRPVLEEDEEEEEEEEEEEEDTHEEEEEEEEEDEGGDDTDSLHSLPHSRAASPPSATRSTSEQSVLSASQGDVLSPSDSSGTTSQEHEDTPTASLLNLEPTENMIEVSPATQRRIRASLSDLDNEEAIENLSVRQLKEILARNFVNYSGCCEKWELLERVHRLYREDQQNRKSMENVSITAVVAYPPPLCNSGVGDGVKAQLAADENLCRICMDAIIDCVLLECGHMVTCTKCGKRMSECPICRQYVVRAVHVFKS, encoded by the exons ATGAAG GCGGGGGCATCGTCCATGTGGGCGTCATGCTGTGGGCTGCTGAACGAGGTGATGGGCACGGGCACGGTGCGGGCGCAGCAGCCGGGGTTCGGAGCAGGGGCGGGGCCCTTTCGCTTCGCCCCCAGCGCTGGGTACTCCACCTACCCCCCCACCAGCTCAGGGAGCGCCGGACAGCTGTGCAAGGCCTGCGGACTGGCCTTCTCCGTCTTCAGACGCAAG CACATCTGCTGTGATTGTAAGAAGAGTTTTTGCGCCCTGTGCTCGGTGCTGCAGGAGAACCTGCGCTGCTGCACGACCTGCCACCTGCTGCGCGGCACAGCCTTCCAGAGGCCGCGGCTCATGCAGCTCCGAGTGAAAGACCTGCGCCAGTACCTGCTGCTGCGCAACATCCCCACCGACACATGCAGGGAGAAAGAGGACCTGGTGGACCTGGTGCTCTGTCATCAGGGGACGAGGGAAACCCAGAGACCagtgctggaggaggatgaggaggaggaggaagaagaagaagaagaagaagaggacacacacgaggaagaggaggaggaggaagaagaagatgaaggggGAGATGACACAGACAGTCTGCACTCGCTCCCCCACTCACGTGCCGCCTCGCCCCCCTCCGCCACGCGCTCCACCTCTGAACAGTCGGTCCTCTCCGCCTCTCAGGGAGACGTGCTCAGCCCAAGTGACAGCTCAGGGACCACCAGCCAG GAGCATGAGGACACTCCTACAGCGTCTCTCTTGAACCTGGAGCCCACTGAAAACATGATAGAG GTCAGTCCAGCGACACAGAGGAGGATCAGGGCCTCGCTGTCTGATCTGGACAATGAAGAGGCGATTGAAAACCTCTCCGTCCGCCAGCTGAAAGAGATTCTCGCCAGGAACTTTGTCAATTACTCTGGCTGCTGCGAGAAGTGGGAGCTGCTGGAGCGAGTGCACCGACTCTACAGAGAAGATCAGCAGAACAGAAAGTCCA TGGAAAATGTGAGCATAACTGCAG TGGTTGCAtatcctccacctctctgcaaCAGTGGAGTTGGAG ATGGTGTCAAAGCTCAGCTGGCGGCTGATGAAAACTTGTGTCGCATCTGCATGGACGCCATCATCGACTGCGTGCTGCTGGAATGTGGTCACATGGTAACCTGCACCAAATGTGGCAAGAGGATGAGCGAGTGCCCCATCTGCAGGCAGTACGTAGTGCGGGCCGTGCACGTCTTCAAGTCTTAA
- the rnf34b gene encoding E3 ubiquitin-protein ligase RNF34 isoform X2: MKAGASSMWASCCGLLNEVMGTGTVRAQQPGFGAGAGPFRFAPSAGYSTYPPTSSGSAGQLCKACGLAFSVFRRKHICCDCKKSFCALCSVLQENLRCCTTCHLLRGTAFQRPRLMQLRVKDLRQYLLLRNIPTDTCREKEDLVDLVLCHQGTRETQRPVLEEDEEEEEEEEEEEEDTHEEEEEEEEEDEGGDDTDSLHSLPHSRAASPPSATRSTSEQSVLSASQGDVLSPSDSSGTTSQEHEDTPTASLLNLEPTENMIEVSPATQRRIRASLSDLDNEEAIENLSVRQLKEILARNFVNYSGCCEKWELLERVHRLYREDQQNRKSMENVSITADGVKAQLAADENLCRICMDAIIDCVLLECGHMVTCTKCGKRMSECPICRQYVVRAVHVFKS; this comes from the exons ATGAAG GCGGGGGCATCGTCCATGTGGGCGTCATGCTGTGGGCTGCTGAACGAGGTGATGGGCACGGGCACGGTGCGGGCGCAGCAGCCGGGGTTCGGAGCAGGGGCGGGGCCCTTTCGCTTCGCCCCCAGCGCTGGGTACTCCACCTACCCCCCCACCAGCTCAGGGAGCGCCGGACAGCTGTGCAAGGCCTGCGGACTGGCCTTCTCCGTCTTCAGACGCAAG CACATCTGCTGTGATTGTAAGAAGAGTTTTTGCGCCCTGTGCTCGGTGCTGCAGGAGAACCTGCGCTGCTGCACGACCTGCCACCTGCTGCGCGGCACAGCCTTCCAGAGGCCGCGGCTCATGCAGCTCCGAGTGAAAGACCTGCGCCAGTACCTGCTGCTGCGCAACATCCCCACCGACACATGCAGGGAGAAAGAGGACCTGGTGGACCTGGTGCTCTGTCATCAGGGGACGAGGGAAACCCAGAGACCagtgctggaggaggatgaggaggaggaggaagaagaagaagaagaagaagaggacacacacgaggaagaggaggaggaggaagaagaagatgaaggggGAGATGACACAGACAGTCTGCACTCGCTCCCCCACTCACGTGCCGCCTCGCCCCCCTCCGCCACGCGCTCCACCTCTGAACAGTCGGTCCTCTCCGCCTCTCAGGGAGACGTGCTCAGCCCAAGTGACAGCTCAGGGACCACCAGCCAG GAGCATGAGGACACTCCTACAGCGTCTCTCTTGAACCTGGAGCCCACTGAAAACATGATAGAG GTCAGTCCAGCGACACAGAGGAGGATCAGGGCCTCGCTGTCTGATCTGGACAATGAAGAGGCGATTGAAAACCTCTCCGTCCGCCAGCTGAAAGAGATTCTCGCCAGGAACTTTGTCAATTACTCTGGCTGCTGCGAGAAGTGGGAGCTGCTGGAGCGAGTGCACCGACTCTACAGAGAAGATCAGCAGAACAGAAAGTCCA TGGAAAATGTGAGCATAACTGCAG ATGGTGTCAAAGCTCAGCTGGCGGCTGATGAAAACTTGTGTCGCATCTGCATGGACGCCATCATCGACTGCGTGCTGCTGGAATGTGGTCACATGGTAACCTGCACCAAATGTGGCAAGAGGATGAGCGAGTGCCCCATCTGCAGGCAGTACGTAGTGCGGGCCGTGCACGTCTTCAAGTCTTAA
- the kdm2bb gene encoding lysine (K)-specific demethylase 2Bb isoform X5, whose translation MRQACLCFLHLLVVLWSFGVGGEGCRPDSGSRSRRRRRLQPCQFAVSWTVCEKPAMAMSLSADDEDYDSDSEQPRPPNRPKPKMAASPASAVKLSASRGTSGARRRRTRCRKCEACLRTECGECHFCKDMKKFGGPGRMKQSCIMRQCIAPVLPHTAVCLICGEAGKEDTVEDEEEKFNLMLMECSICNEIVHPNCLKVKDSNGVVNDELPNCWECPKCNHAGKTGKQKRGPGFKYASNLPGSLLKEPRLNRDSKEEPDPPMITTATVTALTATSAVKRKAEREECPKRKEEEPPKKRPPLLSLDGTPRPRLEDNPLRKKRKLFDTNDEPVLVKKKKKLSKPEDPLAPKLLGQIKTENDHGEEEDDQDDHEEDGLSLDRIHVKEKCEYDEEDQEEDEEGEEEEMVKKERDSSAEDKAKVLLSPLLRTSAARESDQSSSNSPRAGPSSESGDAQERSSALLKARHQRRRLPNKELSKEFNQEIPKTEDCLSNQNHASVKTEDGPANHNRRPLKNEDSVANQNRKPLKTEDSTTNQSRRTLKMEEGLANQNRRPLKTEDSLANQNHRPVKSEPENDVDDQKPRWPLNNGSSDLGDWLRHRGREVNETPRGFSPLSWNRGTQITSICPRPLPCRSPPKCIQMERHVIRPPPISPPPDRLPLNDGEAHVMRREMWMTVFSHLTHRDLCVCMRVCRTWNRWCCDKRLWKHINLNRCKSITPLMLSGIIRRQPAALDLSWTNISKKQLSWLINRLPGLRVLLLSGCSWVAVSALCTSSCPLLRTLDVQWVEGLKDAQMRDLLSPPTDNRPGQLDNRSKLRNVEDLRLAGLDITDTSLRLIIRYMPSLSKLDLSYCNHVTDQSVNILTAAGTTTRDSLTDINLSVCNRVTDQSLTYFKRCGSICHIDLRYCKQVTKEGCDQFIAEMSVSVQFELIEEKLLQKIS comes from the exons ATGAGGCAGGCTTGTCTGTGTTTCTTACATCTGCTTGTGGTATTGTGGAGCTTTGGAGTAGGAGGGGAGGGCTGTAGGCCAGACAGTGGTAGCAGGagtagaaggaggaggagactgcAGCCATGTCAGTTTGCCGTGAGCTGGACGGTGTGTGAAAAACCAGCCATGGCCATGTCGCTGAGCGCTGATGATGAGGACTACGACTCAGACTCTGAGCAG CCCCGGCCACCCAACCGGCCGAAACCTAAGATGGCAGCTTCTCCTGCATCAGCAGTCAAGCTGTCCGCCAGTCGGGGAACATCTGGTGCCAGGAGGAGAAGGACGCGCTGTCGGAAGTGCGAGGCATGCCTGCGGACAGAGTGTGGAGAGTGCCACTTCTGTAAAGACATGAAGAAGTTTGGTGGGCCGGGCCGTATGAAGCAGTCGTGCATCATGAGGCAGTGCATCGCA CCCGTCCTGCCGCACACAGCGGTGTGTCTCATCTGTGGAGAGGCAGGGAAAGAGGACACggtggaggatgaggaagagaagTTTAACCTTATGCTCATGGAGTGCTCCATCTGCAATGAGATTGTCCACCCGAACTGTCTTAAG GTAAAAGACTCAAATGGAGTGGTCAATGATGAGCTGCCAAACTGCTGGGAGTGTCCAAAGTGCAACCACGCTGGAAAGACAGGGAAA CAAAAAAGGGGGCCAGGATTTAAGTACGCGTCAAACCTCCCAGGCTCGCTACTGAAAGAACCACGCTTAAACCGGGACTCCAAAGAGGAGCCTGACCCGCCGATGATCACTACAGCAACTGTTACTGCTTTGACTGCAACATCTGCTGtgaagaggaaggcagagcGGGAAGAATGCCcgaagaggaaagaggaagagccTCCAAAGAAACGTCCGCCCCTGTTGTCTCTCGATGGTACACCCCGACCAAGGCTTGAGGACAACCCACtaaggaaaaagaggaaactcTTTGACACCAATGATGAACCTGTCCTTGTGAAAAAGAAG AAGAAGCTTTCAAAACCGGAGGATCCCTTGGCTCCCAAGCTCTTAGGGCAAATCAAGACAGAGAACGATCACGGTGAGGAAGAAGACGACCAGGATGATCATGAAGAAGATGGTTTGTCCTTGGACAGGATTCATGTAAAGGAGAAGTGTGAGTATGATGAGGAGGAccaagaagaagatgaggagggagaggaagaggagatggtgaaaaaggagagagacagtaGTGCAGAGGACAAAGCCAAGGTTCTGTTAAGTCCACTGCTGAGAACATCCGCAGCCAGAGAAAGTGACCAGTCGTCCTCCAACTCTCCCAGAGCCGGACCAAGCAGCGAATCAGGAGACGCTCAGGAGAGGAGCTCTGCTCTGCTAAAGGCACGCCATCAACGCCGACGCCTGCCCAACAAAGAGCTCAGCAAAGAGTTCAACCAGGAGATTCCCAAGACAGAGGACTGCCTATCCAACCAGAACCACGCGTCAGTGAAGACAGAGGACGGCCCAGCCAATCACAACCGAAGACCACTGAAGAATGAGGACTCCGTGGCCAATCAGAACCGCAAACCACTAAAAACAGAGGACTCAACCACTAATCAGAGCCGCAGGACCCTCAAGATGGAGGAAGGTCTGGCCAATCAAAACAGACGGCCACTGAAAACGGAGGACAGCCTGGCCAATCAAAACCACAGGCCTGTAAAATCAGAGCCTGAGAACGATGTGGATGACCAAAAGCCGAGGTGGCCTCTGAACAATGGCAGCAGCGACCTGGGCGACTGGCTGCGACACAGGGGGCGGGAGGTGAACGAGACGCCGCGTGGTTTCTCGCCCCTCAGCTGGAACAGAGGCACGCAAATCACATCGATATGCCCCCGTCCACTCCCCTGCCGGTCGCCGCCAAAATGTATCCAAATGGAACGTCACGTGATCCGGCCCCCTCCCATCAGCCCCCCGCCCGACCGACTACCACTGAACGACGGCGAAGCGCACGTGATGCGACGAGAGATGTGGATGACGGTTTTCAGTCACCTGACTCACAGAGAtctttgtgtctgcatgcgtgtgtgcaggACCTGGAACAGATG GTGCTGCGACAAGAGGCTTTGGAAGCACATCAATCTGAACCGCTGCAAGTCCATCACGCCTCTCATGCTGAGCGGCATCATCCGGAGACAGCCAGCAGCGCTGGACCTCAGCTGGACCAACATCTCCAAGAAACAGCTCAGCTGGCTCATCAACAGACTGCCAG GTCTGCGCGTGCTGCTGTTGTCAGGGTGCTCCTGGGTGGCGGTCTCTGCTCTTTGCACCTCCAGCTGTCCTCTGCTGCGAACTCTGGATGTTCAGTGGGTCGAGGGACTGAAAGATGCCCAGATGCGGGACCTTCTGTCGCCTCCTACAGATAACAGGCCAG GTCAGCTAGACAACAGGAGCAAGCTGCGTAATGTGGAGGACCTGCGTCTGGCGGGCTTGGACATCACCGACACATCTCTGCGCCTCATCATTCGTTACATGCCCTCGTTGTCCAAGCTGGACCTCAGCTACTGCAACCACGTCACAGACCAGTCCGTCAACATCCTGACCGCTGCCGGGACGACCACCAGAGACTCGCTCACTGACATCAACTTGTCAG TCTGTAACAGGGTCACGGACCAGTCGCTGACCTATTTCAAGCGCTGTGGAAGCATATGTCACATCGACCTGCGATACTGCAAACAGGTGACCAAGGAGGGATGCGACCAATTCATCGCGGAGATGTCCGTCAGCGTGCAGTTTGAACTGATAGAAGAGAAACTGCTGCAAAAGATCAGTTAG
- the kdm2bb gene encoding lysine (K)-specific demethylase 2Bb isoform X4, with translation MRQACLCFLHLLVVLWSFGVGGEGCRPDSGSRSRRRRRLQPCQFAVSWTVCEKPAMAMSLSADDEDYDSDSEQPRPPNRPKPKMAASPASAVKLSASRGTSGARRRRTRCRKCEACLRTECGECHFCKDMKKFGGPGRMKQSCIMRQCIAPVLPHTAVCLICGEAGKEDTVEDEEEKFNLMLMECSICNEIVHPNCLKVKDSNGVVNDELPNCWECPKCNHAGKTGKASKQKRGPGFKYASNLPGSLLKEPRLNRDSKEEPDPPMITTATVTALTATSAVKRKAEREECPKRKEEEPPKKRPPLLSLDGTPRPRLEDNPLRKKRKLFDTNDEPVLVKKKKKLSKPEDPLAPKLLGQIKTENDHGEEEDDQDDHEEDGLSLDRIHVKEKCEYDEEDQEEDEEGEEEEMVKKERDSSAEDKAKVLLSPLLRTSAARESDQSSSNSPRAGPSSESGDAQERSSALLKARHQRRRLPNKELSKEFNQEIPKTEDCLSNQNHASVKTEDGPANHNRRPLKNEDSVANQNRKPLKTEDSTTNQSRRTLKMEEGLANQNRRPLKTEDSLANQNHRPVKSEPENDVDDQKPRWPLNNGSSDLGDWLRHRGREVNETPRGFSPLSWNRGTQITSICPRPLPCRSPPKCIQMERHVIRPPPISPPPDRLPLNDGEAHVMRREMWMTVFSHLTHRDLCVCMRVCRTWNRWCCDKRLWKHINLNRCKSITPLMLSGIIRRQPAALDLSWTNISKKQLSWLINRLPGLRVLLLSGCSWVAVSALCTSSCPLLRTLDVQWVEGLKDAQMRDLLSPPTDNRPGQLDNRSKLRNVEDLRLAGLDITDTSLRLIIRYMPSLSKLDLSYCNHVTDQSVNILTAAGTTTRDSLTDINLSVCNRVTDQSLTYFKRCGSICHIDLRYCKQVTKEGCDQFIAEMSVSVQFELIEEKLLQKIS, from the exons ATGAGGCAGGCTTGTCTGTGTTTCTTACATCTGCTTGTGGTATTGTGGAGCTTTGGAGTAGGAGGGGAGGGCTGTAGGCCAGACAGTGGTAGCAGGagtagaaggaggaggagactgcAGCCATGTCAGTTTGCCGTGAGCTGGACGGTGTGTGAAAAACCAGCCATGGCCATGTCGCTGAGCGCTGATGATGAGGACTACGACTCAGACTCTGAGCAG CCCCGGCCACCCAACCGGCCGAAACCTAAGATGGCAGCTTCTCCTGCATCAGCAGTCAAGCTGTCCGCCAGTCGGGGAACATCTGGTGCCAGGAGGAGAAGGACGCGCTGTCGGAAGTGCGAGGCATGCCTGCGGACAGAGTGTGGAGAGTGCCACTTCTGTAAAGACATGAAGAAGTTTGGTGGGCCGGGCCGTATGAAGCAGTCGTGCATCATGAGGCAGTGCATCGCA CCCGTCCTGCCGCACACAGCGGTGTGTCTCATCTGTGGAGAGGCAGGGAAAGAGGACACggtggaggatgaggaagagaagTTTAACCTTATGCTCATGGAGTGCTCCATCTGCAATGAGATTGTCCACCCGAACTGTCTTAAG GTAAAAGACTCAAATGGAGTGGTCAATGATGAGCTGCCAAACTGCTGGGAGTGTCCAAAGTGCAACCACGCTGGAAAGACAGGGAAAG CCTCAAAGCAAAAAAGGGGGCCAGGATTTAAGTACGCGTCAAACCTCCCAGGCTCGCTACTGAAAGAACCACGCTTAAACCGGGACTCCAAAGAGGAGCCTGACCCGCCGATGATCACTACAGCAACTGTTACTGCTTTGACTGCAACATCTGCTGtgaagaggaaggcagagcGGGAAGAATGCCcgaagaggaaagaggaagagccTCCAAAGAAACGTCCGCCCCTGTTGTCTCTCGATGGTACACCCCGACCAAGGCTTGAGGACAACCCACtaaggaaaaagaggaaactcTTTGACACCAATGATGAACCTGTCCTTGTGAAAAAGAAG AAGAAGCTTTCAAAACCGGAGGATCCCTTGGCTCCCAAGCTCTTAGGGCAAATCAAGACAGAGAACGATCACGGTGAGGAAGAAGACGACCAGGATGATCATGAAGAAGATGGTTTGTCCTTGGACAGGATTCATGTAAAGGAGAAGTGTGAGTATGATGAGGAGGAccaagaagaagatgaggagggagaggaagaggagatggtgaaaaaggagagagacagtaGTGCAGAGGACAAAGCCAAGGTTCTGTTAAGTCCACTGCTGAGAACATCCGCAGCCAGAGAAAGTGACCAGTCGTCCTCCAACTCTCCCAGAGCCGGACCAAGCAGCGAATCAGGAGACGCTCAGGAGAGGAGCTCTGCTCTGCTAAAGGCACGCCATCAACGCCGACGCCTGCCCAACAAAGAGCTCAGCAAAGAGTTCAACCAGGAGATTCCCAAGACAGAGGACTGCCTATCCAACCAGAACCACGCGTCAGTGAAGACAGAGGACGGCCCAGCCAATCACAACCGAAGACCACTGAAGAATGAGGACTCCGTGGCCAATCAGAACCGCAAACCACTAAAAACAGAGGACTCAACCACTAATCAGAGCCGCAGGACCCTCAAGATGGAGGAAGGTCTGGCCAATCAAAACAGACGGCCACTGAAAACGGAGGACAGCCTGGCCAATCAAAACCACAGGCCTGTAAAATCAGAGCCTGAGAACGATGTGGATGACCAAAAGCCGAGGTGGCCTCTGAACAATGGCAGCAGCGACCTGGGCGACTGGCTGCGACACAGGGGGCGGGAGGTGAACGAGACGCCGCGTGGTTTCTCGCCCCTCAGCTGGAACAGAGGCACGCAAATCACATCGATATGCCCCCGTCCACTCCCCTGCCGGTCGCCGCCAAAATGTATCCAAATGGAACGTCACGTGATCCGGCCCCCTCCCATCAGCCCCCCGCCCGACCGACTACCACTGAACGACGGCGAAGCGCACGTGATGCGACGAGAGATGTGGATGACGGTTTTCAGTCACCTGACTCACAGAGAtctttgtgtctgcatgcgtgtgtgcaggACCTGGAACAGATG GTGCTGCGACAAGAGGCTTTGGAAGCACATCAATCTGAACCGCTGCAAGTCCATCACGCCTCTCATGCTGAGCGGCATCATCCGGAGACAGCCAGCAGCGCTGGACCTCAGCTGGACCAACATCTCCAAGAAACAGCTCAGCTGGCTCATCAACAGACTGCCAG GTCTGCGCGTGCTGCTGTTGTCAGGGTGCTCCTGGGTGGCGGTCTCTGCTCTTTGCACCTCCAGCTGTCCTCTGCTGCGAACTCTGGATGTTCAGTGGGTCGAGGGACTGAAAGATGCCCAGATGCGGGACCTTCTGTCGCCTCCTACAGATAACAGGCCAG GTCAGCTAGACAACAGGAGCAAGCTGCGTAATGTGGAGGACCTGCGTCTGGCGGGCTTGGACATCACCGACACATCTCTGCGCCTCATCATTCGTTACATGCCCTCGTTGTCCAAGCTGGACCTCAGCTACTGCAACCACGTCACAGACCAGTCCGTCAACATCCTGACCGCTGCCGGGACGACCACCAGAGACTCGCTCACTGACATCAACTTGTCAG TCTGTAACAGGGTCACGGACCAGTCGCTGACCTATTTCAAGCGCTGTGGAAGCATATGTCACATCGACCTGCGATACTGCAAACAGGTGACCAAGGAGGGATGCGACCAATTCATCGCGGAGATGTCCGTCAGCGTGCAGTTTGAACTGATAGAAGAGAAACTGCTGCAAAAGATCAGTTAG